A section of the Papio anubis isolate 15944 chromosome 16, Panubis1.0, whole genome shotgun sequence genome encodes:
- the TCF20 gene encoding transcription factor 20 isoform X3: MQSFREQSSYHGNQQSYPQEVHGSSRIEEFSPRQAQMFQNFGGAGGSSGGSGSGSGGGRRGAAAAAAAMASETSGHQGYQGFRKEAGDFYYMAGNKDPVTTGTPQPPQRRPSGPVQSYGPPQGSSFGNQYGSEGHVGQFQAQHSGLGSVSHYQQDYTGPFSPGSAQYQQQASSQQQQQQVQQLRQQLYQSHQPLPQATGQPASSSSHLQPMQRPSTLPSSAAGYQLRVGQFGQHYQSSASSSSSSSFPSPQRFSQSGQSYDGSYSVNAGSQYEGHSVGSNAQAYGTQSNYSYQPQSMKNFEQAKIPQGTQQGQQQQQQPQQQQHPPQHVMQYTNTATKLPLQSQVGQYNQPEVPVRSPMQFHQNFSPISNPSPAASVVQSPSCSSTPSPLMQTGENLQCGQGNVPMGSRNRILQLMPQLSPTPSMMPSPNSHAAGFKGFGLEGVPEKRLTDPGLSSLSALSTQVANLPNTVQHMLLSDALTPQKKTSKRPSSSKKADSCTNSEGSSQPEEQLKSPMAESLDGGCSSSSEDQGERVRQLSGQSTSSDTTYKGGASEKAGSSPAQGAQNEPARLNASPAAREETTSPGAKDMPLSDGNPKVNEKTVGVIVSREAMTSRVEKPGGQDKGSQEDDPAATQRPPSNGGAKETSHASLPQPEPPGGGGSKGNKNGDNNSNHNGEGNGQSGHSAVGPGFTSRTEPSKSPGSLRYSYKDSFGSAVPRNVSGFPQYPTGQEKGDFTGHGERKGRNEKFPSLLQEVLQGYHHHPDRRYSRSTQEHQGMAGSLEGTTRPNVLVSQTNELASRGLLNKSIGSLLENPHWGPWERKSSSTAPEMKQINLTDYPIPRKFEIEPQSSAHEPGGSLSERRSVICDISPLRQIVRDPGAHSLGHMSADTRIGRNDRLNPTLSQSVILPGGLVSMETKLKSQSGQIKEEDFEQSKSQASFNNKKSGDHCHPSSIKHESYRSNASPGAATHDSLSDYGPQDSRPTPMRRVPGRVGGREGMRGRSPSQYHDFAEKLKMSPGRSRGPGGDPHHMNPHMTFSERANRSSLHAPFSPNSETLASAYHTNTRAHVYGDPNAGLNSQLHYKRQMYQQQPEEYKDWSSSSAQGVIAAAQHRQEGPRKSPRQQQFLDRVRSPLKNDKDGMMYGPPVGTYHDPSAQEAGRCLMSSDGLPNKGMELKHGSQKLQESCWDLSRQTSPAKSSGPPGMASQKRYGPPHETDGHGLAEATQSSKPSNVMLRLPGQEDHSSQNPLIMRRRVRSFISPIPSKRQSQDVKNSSTEDKGRLLHPSKEGADKAFNSYAHLSHSQDIKSIPKRDSSKDLPSPDNRNCPAVTLTSPAKTKILPPRKGRGLKLEAIVQKITSPNIRRSASSNSAEAGGDTVTLDDILSLKSGPSEGGSVAVQDADIEKRKGEVASDLVSPANQELHIEKPLPRSSEEWRGSGDDKVKTETHAETVTAGKEPPGAMTSTTSQKPGSNQGRPDGSLGGTAPLMFPDSKNVPPAGILAPEANPKAEEKENDTVTISPKQEGFPPKGYFPSGKKKGRPIGSVNKQKKQQQPPPPPPQPPQIPEGSADGEPKPKKQRQRRERRKPGAQPRKRKTKQAVPIVEPQEPEIKLKYATQPLDKTDAKNKSFYPYIHVVNKCELGAVCTIINAEEEEQTKLVRGRKGQRSLTPPPSSTESKALPASSFMLQGPVVTESSVMGHLVCCLCGKWASYRNMGDLFGPFYPQDYAATLPKNPPPKRATEMQSKVKVRHKSASNGSKTDTEEEEEQQQQQKEQRSLAAHPRFKRRHRSEDCGGGPRSLSRGLPCKKAATEGSSEKTVLDSKPSVPTTSEGGPELELQIPELPLDSNEFWVHEGCILWANGIYLVCGRLYGLQEALEIAREMKCSHCQEAGATLGCYNKGCSFRYHYPCAVDADCLLHEENFSVRCPKHKVRLWR, encoded by the coding sequence ATGCAGTCCTTTCGGGAGCAAAGCAGTTACCACGGAAACCAGCAAAGCTACCCACAGGAGGTACACGGTTCATCCCGGATAGAAGAGTTCAGCCCTCGTCAGGCCCAGATGTTCCAGAATTTTGGAGGTGCAGGTGGCAGtagtggtggcagtggcagtggcagtggtggtggacGACGAGGAGCAGCAGCTGCTGCGGCAGCAATGGCTAGCGAGACCTCTGGCCATCAAGGTTACCAGGGTTTCAGGAAAGAGGCTGGAGATTTTTACTACATGGCAGGCAACAAAGACCCTGTGACTACAGGAACCCCACAGCCTCCTCAGCGAAGGCCTTCTGGGCCTGTGCAGAGCTATGGACCCCCCCAGGGGAGCAGCTTTGGCAATCAGTATGGGAGTGAGGGTCATGTGGGCCAGTTTCAAGCACAGCACTCTGGCCTTGGCAGTGTGTCGCATTATCAGCAGGATTACACAGGGCCTTTCTCTCCAGGGAGTGCTCAGTACCAACAGCAGGcttccagccagcagcagcagcagcaagtcCAGCAGTTGAGACAACAGCTTTACCAGTCCCATCAGCCCCTGCCACAGGCCACTGGCCAACCAGCATCCAGCTCATCCCATCTACAGCCAATGCAGCGGCCCTCAACTCTGCCATCCTCTGCTGCTGGTTACCAGTTAAGAGTGGGTCAGTTTGGCCAACACTATCAgtcttctgcttcctcctcctcctcctcctccttcccttcaccACAGCGTTTTAGCCAGTCTGGACAGAGTTATGATGGCAGTTACAGTGTGAATGCTGGATCTCAGTATGAAGGACACAGTGTGGGTTCAAATGCACAGGCTTATGGAACACAATCCAATTACAGCTATCAGCCTCAATCTATGAAGAATTTTGAACAGGCAAAGATTCCACAAGGGACCCAacaggggcagcagcagcagcagcagccgcagcAACAACAACACCCTCCTCAGCATGTGATGCAGTATACCAACACTGCCACCAAGCTGCCCCTGCAAAGCCAGGTGGGGCAGTACAACCAACCTGAGGTTCCTGTGAGGTCCCCCATGCAGTTTCACCAGAACTTCAGCCCCATTTCTAACCCTTCCCCAGCTGCCTCTGTGGTTCAGTCTCCAAGCTGTAGTTCTACCCCATCTCCTCTCATGCAGACTGGGGAGAATCTCCAGTGTGGGCAAGGCAATGTGCCTATGGGTTCCAGAAACAGAATTTTACAGTTGATGCCTCAACTCAGTCCAACTCCATCAATGATGCCCAGTCCTAATTCTCATGCCGCAGGCTTCAAAGGTTTTGGACTAGAAGGGGTACCAGAAAAGCGACTGACAGATCCTGGGTTGAGTAGTTTGAGTGCTCTGAGTACTCAAGTGGCCAATCTTCCTAACACTGTCCAGCACATGTTACTTTCTGATGCCCTGACTCCTCAGAAGAAGACCTCCAAGAGGCCCTCATCTTCCAAGAAAGCAGATAGCTGCACAAACTCTGAAGGCTCCTCACAACCTGAGGAACAGCTGAAGTCCCCTATGGCAGAGTCTTTAGATGGAGGCTGCTCCAGCAGTTCAGAGGATCAAGGTGAGAGGGTGCGGCAGCTAAGTGGTCAGAGCACCAGCTCTGACACCACCTACAAGGGCGGAGCCTCTGAGAAAGCTGGCTCCTCACCGGCACAAGGTGCTCAGAATGAACCCGCCAGACTCAATGCTAGTCCTGCCGCAAGAGAAGAGACCACCTCACCAGGCGCTAAGGACATGCCATTGTCCGACGGGAACCCAAAGGTTAATGAGAAGACAGTTGGGGTGATTGTCTCCCGGGAAGCCATGACAAGTCGGGTAGAAAAGCCTGGGGGGCAAGATAAAGGCTCCCAAGAGGATGATCCTGCAGCGACTCAAAGGCCACCAAGCAATGGTGGGGCAAAGGAAACGAGTCATGCATCACTTCCCCAGCCAGAGcctccaggaggaggagggagcaaAGGAAACAAGAATGGCGATAACAATTCCAACCATAATGGAGAAGGAAATGGCCAGAGTGGCCACTCTGCAGTGGGCCCTGGTTTTACAAGCAGAACTGAACCTAGCAAATCTCCTGGAAGTCTGCGCTATAGTTACAAAGATAGTTTCGGGTCAGCTGTGCCACGAAATGTCAGTGGCTTTCCTCAGTATCCTACAGGGCAAGAAAAGGGGGATTTCACTGGCCATGGGGAACGAAAgggtagaaatgaaaaattccCAAGCCTCCTGCAGGAAGTGCTTCAGGGTTACCACCACCACCCTGACAGGAGATATTCTAGGAGTACTCAGGAGCACCAGGGGATGGCTGGTAGCCTAGAAGGAACCACAAGGCCCAATGTCTTGGTTAGTCAAACCAATGAATTAGCTAGCAGGGGCCTTCTGAACAAAAGCATTGGGTCTCTATTAGAAAATCCCCACTGGGGCCCCTGGGAAAGGAAATCAAGCAGCACAGCTCCTGAAATGAAACAGATCAATTTGACTGACTATCCAATTCCCAGAAAGTTTGAAATAGAGCCTCAGTCATCAGCCCATGAGCCTGGGGGTTCCCTCTCTGAAAGAAGATCAGTGATCTGTGATATTTCTCCACTAAGACAGATTGTCAGGGACCCTGGCGCTCACTCACTGGGACACATGAGTGCCGACACCAGAATTGGGAGGAATGACCGTCTCAATCCAACTCTAAGTCAGTCGGTCATTCTTCCTGGTGGTTTAGTGTCCATGGAAACCAAGCTGAAATCCCAGAGCGGGCAGATAAAAGAGGAAGACTTTGAACAGTCTAAATCCCAAGCTAGTTTCAATAACAAGAAATCTGGAGACCACTGCCATCCTTCTAGCATCAAGCATGAGTCTTACCGCAGCAATGCCAGCCCTGGAGCAGCAACCCATGATTCCCTTTCAGACTACGGCCCTCAAGACAGCAGACCCACGCCAATGCGGCGGGTCCCTGGCAGAGTTGGTGGTCGGGAGGGCATGAGGGGTCGGTCCCCTTCTCAATATCATGACtttgcagaaaaactgaaaatgtctcCTGGGCGGAGCAGAGGCCCAGGGGGAGACCCTCATCACATGAATCCACACATGACCTTTTCAGAGAGGGCCAACCGGAGTTCTTTACATGCTCCCTTTTCTCCCAACTCAGAAACCCTGGCCTCTGCTTATCACACAAATACTCGGGCTCATGTTTATGGGGACCCTAATGCAGGTTTGAATTCTCAGCTGCATTATAAGAGACAGATGTACCAACAGCAACCAGAGGAGTATAAAGACTGGAGCAGCAGTTCTGCTCAGGGAGTGATTGCTGCAGCACAGCACAGGCAGGAGGGGCCACGGAAGAGTCCAAGGCAGCAGCAGTTTCTTGACAGAGTACGGAGCCCTttgaaaaatgacaaagatggTATGATGTATGGCCCACCGGTAGGGACTTACCATGACCCAAGCGCTCAGGAGGCTGGGCGCTGCCTAATGTCTAGTGATGGTCTGCCTAACAAGGGCATGGAATTAAAGCATGGCTCTCAGAAGTTACAAGAATCCTGTTGGGATCTTTCTCGGCAAACTTCTCCAGCCAAAAGCAGCGGTCCTCCAGGAATGGCCAGTCAAAAAAGGTATGGACCACCCCATGAGACTGATGGACATGGACTAGCTGAGGCTACACAGTCATCCAAACCTAGTAATGTTATGCTAAGACTTCCAGGCCAGGAGGATCATTCTTCTCAAAACCCCTTAATCATGAGGAGGCGTGTTCGTTCTTTTATCTCTCCCATTCCCAGTAAGAGACAGTCACAAGATGTAAAGAACAGTAGCACTGAAGATAAAGGTCGCCTCCTTCACCCATCAAAAGAAGGCGCTGATAAAGCATTCAATTCCTATGCCCATCTTTCTCACAGTCAGGATATCAAGTCTATCCCTAAGAGAGATTCCTCCAAGGACCTTCCAAGTCCAGATAATAGAAACTGCCCTGCTGTTACCCTCACAAGCCCTGCTAAGACCAAAATACTGCCCCCACGGAAAGGACGGGGGTTGAAATTGGAAGCTATAGTTCAGAAGATTACATCCCCAAATATTAGGAGGAGTGCATCCTCGAACAGTGCGGAGGCTGGGGGAGACACGGTTACGCTTGATGATATACTGTCTTTGAAGAGTGGTCCTTCTGAAGGTGGGAGTGTTGCTGTTCAGGATGCTGacatagagaagagaaaaggtgAGGTGGCTTCTGACCTAGTCAGTCCAGCAAACCAGGAGTTGCACATTGAGAAACCTCTTCCAAGGTCTTCAGAAGAGTGGCGTGGCAGCGGGGATGACAAAGTGAAGACAGAGACACATGCAGAAACAGTTACTGCCGGAAAGGAACCCCCTGGTGCCATGACATCCACAACCTCACAGAAGCCTGGTAGTAACCAAGGGAGACCAGATGGTTCCCTGGGTGGAACAGCACCTTTAATGTTTCCAGACTCAAAGAATGTACCTCCAGCGGGCATATTGGCCCCTGAGGCAAACCCCAAGGCTGAAGAGAAAGAGAACGATACAGTGACGATTTCACCCAAGCAAGAAGGTTTCCCTCCAAAGGGATATTTCCCATCAGGAAAAAAGAAGGGGAGACCCATTGGTAGTGTgaataagcaaaagaaacagcAGCAGCCACCGCCTCCACCTCCTCAGCCCCCACAGATACCAGAAGGTTCTGCAGATGGAGAGCCAAAGCCAAAAAAACAGaggcaaaggagggagagaaggaagcctGGGGCCCAGCCAAGGAAGCGAAAAACCAAACAAGCAGTTCCCATTGTGGAACCCCAAGAACCTGAGATCAAACTAAAGTATGCCACCCAGCCACTGGATAAAACTGACGCCAAGAACAAGTCTTTTTACCCTTACATCCATGTAGTCAATAAGTGTGAACTTGGAGCCGTTTGTACAATCATCAATGCTGAAGAAGAAGAACAGACCAAATTGGTGAGGGGCAGGAAGGGTCAGAGGTCACTGACCCCTCCACCTAGCAGCACTGAAAGCAAGGCGCTCCCGGCCTCGTCCTTTATGCTTCAGGGACCTGTTGTGACAGAGTCTTCGGTTATGGGGCACCTGGTTTGCTGTCTGTGTGGCAAGTGGGCCAGTTACCGGAACATGGGTGACCTCTTTGGACCTTTTTATCCCCAAGATTATGCAGCCACTCTCCCGAAGAATCCACCTCCTAAGAGGGCCACAGAAATGCAGAGCAAAGTTAAGGTACGGCACAAAAGTGCTTCTAATGGTTCCAAGACGGacactgaggaggaggaagagcagcagcagcagcagaaggagCAGAGGAGCCTGGCCGCACACCCCAGGTTTAAGCGGCGCCACCGCTCGGAAGACTGTGGTGGAGGTCCTCGGTCCCTGTCCAGGGGGCTCCCTTGTAAAAAAGCAGCCACCGAGGGCAGCAGTGAAAAGACTGTTTTGGACTCGAAGCCTTCCGTGCCCACCACTTCAGAAGGTGGCCCTGAGCTGGAGTTACAAATCCCTGAACTACCTCTTGACAGCAATGAATTTTGGGTCCATGAGGGTTGTATTCTCTGGGCCAATGGAATCTACCTGGTTTGTGGCAGGCTCTATGGCCTGCAGGAAGCGCTGGAAATAGCCAGAGAGATG